AGCTCGATCAGGTGGATGGCGACCACGGGAACATGACGACTTCCGAGGATGGCAATCCTCCTTGCTCCCTTGTCTTGGAGCAAGGCCAATTCCTGGGCAAGGGTGTCGACCCTGTCCATTGCAGGAAGATCAAGGGATCGGCTCAATGACTACCTGCGAGCGTTCCTAGACGCTAGCAGCGGTGAACCCTGTCGGGACCATCACTTTGAGCCGATCACAAGGTGTTCCAGTCCCACGGCACTGAGCAGGTCTGCAAGCCGGCAGTGTTCTTCCACAAGACGGAAGGCATAAGTCGCTTTCACCGCTTCGTGCAGTCGAACGTGACCGAACGCCTGCTCGATCACTTCAACGGTCCCGAGTGTGTCCTGCTCGACCTTGAGCAGGGGAACTTCCAGTTCATCCGCTCGACTGATCAACTGAGGGAGTGGATCTCCAGCACCGGTCAAAATCAGACATTGCGTGGAAGCCTCCAGGGCTGCCAGCTGGATATCGGTGCGATCTGCTCCTGTCACCACAGCCATGTTGCGGCGGCGGCGGAAGAACTCCATTGCTGAATTCACATTCATCGCCCCGATGCTGAGAGTCTCCACCAACAGGTCGAGCTTCTCTCTGCAGCAGATCACCCGAGCATCGAGGCGACGCACGAGTTCTCCCACCGTGACGCTGCGCAGTAGAGGAGAACGGGGCATCACACCAAACACCTTGATGCCAAGCGCCTGAAGAGACGGCACGACATCACGTTCCAGGCTTTCCACATCATCAGGAGTGACTGCGTTCAGCACCACCCCGCGGAGTCGATCACCGAGCTGCTGGCTGGCCGCCAGCAACGCATCGACGCTGCGACTGTCTTCCCAAAGATGCACGAGCACCACCGGTGCGTCGAGATCGCGGGCCAGTTGCACCAAACTCAGGCCGTAGAGCAAACCCTCATGGAGATTGCCGGCGGCTTCCAGCAGGGTGACACTGTTTTCTGACTGCTCAAGACTGGTCCTGAGTTGCTCAAGACCTTCTCCAGCAGCCAAGGTTCCCTTCGCAAGCCGTTGCTGTGCAGTCTCGGGAGATAGGAGATGCAGAGAGGGGATTAGGTCCTGATGAGGAAGACCGAGGGTCTCTCCGACGAAACGGACATCGTCATCAATTAACGGCGAAGGCGGAACGCCTTGATCAGACTCCCAGTCCAGACTTGTGGCAAGCGGTTTTCCAAAAAGAACCCGAATGCCGACCGAGCGCAGATGCCTTGCAACCCCGAGCACTAGGGCGGACTTGCCGCTGAAGGGTTCACAGGATCCGATCAGCAGCGTTGAGCCCATCAGGGAGATCTGAGGTTAATTCCCACAATTTAAGGGGAACCATCCTCCTCGATCTGCTCGAGCAACAACCACTGCCAGAAGCTGTCCGGCAGATCCTGACGGCCAGCTTCCACAACTTGCATCAGCCAATCGAGCAGTTGATGCGCAGGGCATTCGAACGGATACAGCTGATCACCCTGTTCCTGAAATCGCAACTCACAGCGGCACGTCTGCAGCGGGGCATTGGCAGGACTCCAGGTCAGCAGGTATCGATGGGGCTGAGAACCACTGCGGATACGCTCGCCATCGAACTGGCCGAGGGGCAGTTGTTCAAGAGCATGCCTGAGGGACTGCTCTCGACGAAGCCCCCCGCAATAAGGAGCGAACAGCGCCAGTTGAGCGTCACTGGACGGACTGGACAACGTCATACCGTCGAGCTGTTCCAAGCATGCACCAGTTCACCGCCATGGCCCAGCCTTTGCGAAGGACCTCCGACTCAAGCTCCATGGCAGAGACCTGGTCAGGTCGCAGGGTGGGAATCACTGGAGCAGGAGGTGAACTGGGTCGTGCACTCACGCGCCGACTCAGACAAAAGGGCGCCTGGGTCGTTGCTCTGAGTCATCGCCCTAAGCCAACGGAACTGAACAGTCTGACCGGACCACAGGAGTGGGTTTGCTGGAACTGCGGAAAGGAAGAGGAACTCGATCCCACCCTGAGGGGTCTCGATCTACTTGTGCTCAACCACGGCATCAACCCCGGAGGCGACCAGAGCCCCGAGAGCCTAAACAACGCACTTGAGATCAATGCCCTCAGCCAATGGAGGCTTCTGCAGCGCTTTGAGCAGCTGGAGAGGAACCTCCAGCAAGACTCATATCCACCGGAACTGTGGGTGAACACATCGGAAGCCGAGATCCAACCGGCCCTGAGCCCTGCTTATGAACTGAGCAAGCGCTTGATCGGCCAACTCGTCAGCCTGCGCTGGAGTGCGCCGCGTCAGCAACGGACCAGGCTGCCGACCCTACGCAAGCTGGTGCTCGGTCCGTTCCGTTCTGACCTCAATCCGATCGGTGTGATGTCAGCTGATTTCGTGGCAGGTCAGATTCTTTGGCAAGCCGACTTGGGACTGCCACTGATCATCGTGACCCCCAATCCACTTACCTTGCTGGCGATGCCTTTGGTTGAGCTGGGACGGTTGACCTACAACCGACTGTTGTGGGCTAATCGCCACGATCCGTGAGGATCTCGCATCCGTCGGATGTCACGACAATCGTGTGTTCCCACTGCGCGGACAGGCTGCCATCGCGGGTGACCACAGTCCAGCGGTCCTTGAGCGTGCGACAGGCTTTGCTGCCGGCGTTCAGGATCGGTTCCACAGCCAGGGTCATGCCAGGACGCAACTTCACGTTCGGCAGAACGTCCGTTCGGAAGTTGAACACGGAAGGTTCTTCGTGGAGATTGCGGCCAACACCATGACCCGTGTAGTCCTCCACCACACTGAAACCACCTTCATGGACACGATCCTCAACGGCTCCAGCGATATCGAGCAGCGTGTTCCCCGAGCGGATCTGAGCCAATCCGGCCATCAATGATTCCTGAGCCACCTTGCTGAGGGCTGCCGCCTGATCACTGACCTCTCCCACACAGATGGTGACGCAGCTGTCGCCGTGATAGCCCTCGTAAAAGGCTCCCGTGTCCACTTTGAGCAAATCGCCGGCATGAATCACCTTCCTGTTGTTGGGGATGCCGTGCACCACCTCATCGTTGATGCTGGAACAAATGCTGGCGGGGAACCCGTGGTATCCCTTGAAACTTGGGGTTGCTCCCATTTCCCTGATGCGCCGCTCGGCATGGGCATCCAGATCGGCGGTGGTCTGACCGGGCTCGACCATCTCCATGATTTCCCGGAGCACAGTCGCCACGATGCGACTGGCCTTGGCCATGATTTTCAGCTCTCTCGCCGACTTGATCTCCACTCCCCGACGCTGCTGGATGCGCGGGCCTGTGGCAGTCACGCTGCCGGTTTTGGTTGAAGCAAGCAGATCAGCGAACAAGTTCATCGGTGATTCCTTCGGGCAGTCCCGACGTCCTGCTGTCACGCTATCAATGGTGACGAGCTAATGCCGGTGGCTCTCTGGATGGCACGACTGCGGCGCTGGCACAGCAGGGTGGCGCCTTTGGTTCTTCTGCCGTTGATGACCACAGTCATCACAGGTCTGAGCTACCGGGTGGCGCGCGATTGGTTCGGAGTGAGTCGAGACAGCGCCCACTGGCTGATGAGCCTGCATGAAGGGGAATGGCTGGGACCGCAGCTTGAACCCGTCGTGGTTGTTCTCAATGCACTGGGAGTGCTCTGGATGTTGATCACCGGGGGAGGAATGATGTTGCAGTCCTGGAGAAACGCTTGGAAGAAACGCTCAGTAGACGGCGGGCCGGCAGGGTAAGCTGGTTGTTTGGCGTGATTACCCGGAGCTGGGATGGCAGCGGACCAGAAAGACACATCTGCACAAGACAGCGCAGACGTCACAAGCACTGAGAACGAGTCCCCGAAGACTGCTGCTCCAGCCGCAAAGAAGGCTGCACGCCTCAAACCTGCTGAGCTGATCAGAGAGTTTGAGCAAGCGCAGCAGAAAACCGACCTTCCCGACATCTATGTCGGGGACACTGTTCGTGTCGGCGTTCGCATCAGCGAGGGCAATAAGGAACGCGTCCAGCCCTACGAAGGAGTGGTGATCGCCAAGCGTCACGGCGGGGTCAATCAGACCATCACGGTCCGTCGGATCTTTCAGGGCATCGGCGTTGAAAGAGTCTTTATGCTGCATAGTCCTCAAGTTGCCTCCATCAAGGTGGAGCGCCGCGGTAAGGTACGTCGGGCGAAGCTTTTCTATCTGCGGGAACGGGTGGGCAAGGCCACCCGCGTGAAGCAGCGCTTCGATCGCTGAGGCTTAGGCCTCGTTCAATCCAATGCCATCGCCTTTGTGATGGTCGAGGGGCCCATCGCCTTGCGCCGTTAGTTCAGTTGGTAGAACGCAGGTCTCCAAAACCTGATGTCGGGGGTTCAAGTCCTCCACGGCGCGTCCGATGGCCCCTTCTGCAGTTTCCTAGTTTCGAGCATGGAGTTGGATCTTCAACCTGGTGATGTGGTCAAGGTCCTCGAATCAGCCGCCCTCGGCTGGGTTCGTGCCCGTGTCATTCGCGTCAAATCCGGAGGACGTGTGGTCGTGCAAAGCGACCAGGGCCGTGAGTTCACTGCCCGTGGCAATCAAGTTCGCTTAATTGAGCCTGCAGGTTTCCGTCCCTGACCAAGCTGAATTCATCCCTTCATGGGATCACTGAGGCCGGTGGCTGCTGCCACCGGTTTTTTATGGCGTCCGCGGGTGTGCTGTCGGCATGAATCGTTGTTGGTGGTTGAGCAAAGATTCAAGTCCGATTCAGAACGCTGCCAGAGCTTGAAAAAGAACCCATGCTCTGCATGCCATCGACACGAGGGATCCATTGAGCGGAATCTGAAACACGAACGGATCGCAACGGCTGGTGGCAATCCAGGCGTGGTGGGTTCTGAAGCCAGTTGTTCAGAACCCGACCAACGCGCTTATTGACGGAGGGCAGGGCAACAGTCGATACTTTCGATGTCGCGCGAGCGACACAGATCAGATTCCAACGGACGAGCACCGTCGATCTGAATCCGATCTGGGACCGTAGTTCAACCGGTTAGAGCACCGCCCTGTCACGGCGGAAGTTGCGGGTTCGAATCCCGTCGGTCCCGTTCTTCATCCCGAGCCCCGCAATGGTGCGTGTTCGTCTGGCCCCAAGTCCAACGGGCACTCTCCACATTGGAACGGCGAGAACAGCGGTCTTCAACTGGTTGTTCGCGCGACACCAGAAGGGTCAGTTCCTGCTGAGAATTGAGGACACTGACAAGGAGCGCTCCAAGCCGGAATTCACCGCGAACATCCTCGATGGACTGGCCTGGCTAGGCATCGACTGGGATGAAGATCCCACGATTCAGAGCGAGCGGGTCAACGAGCATCGCGCTGCCATCCAGCTGTTGCTCGACCGCGGCCTCGCCTATCGCTGTTACGCCAGCGAAGAGGAGCTCGCAAGCATGCGAGAGGCCCAGAAAGCTCAGAACAAAGCACCTCGCTACGACAATCGACATCGGCAGCTCACGGCCGAGCAGGAGGCGTCGTTCCAAGCCGAGGGCCGTGAAGCGGTGATCCGCTTCCGGATCGACGACAGTGAAGAGATTCAGTGGCGTGACCTTGTCCGAGGGCCAATGCATTGGCGCGGAGCTGATCTCGGCGGTGACATGGTCATTGCCCGACGTGCTCCAGCCGATCAGATCGGAGACCCTCTTTACAACCTTGTGGTGGTGGTCGATGACGCGTCCATGGCGATCACGCATGTGATCCGAGGCGAGGACCATATTGCCAACACCGCCAAGCAACTTCTGCTTTACCAGGCTCTCGAGCTAGCCGCGCCGGTCTTTGCCCACACCCCGCTGATCCTCAATGCCGAGGGACGCAAACTCTCCAAGCGTGACGGCGTCACATCGATCAATGATTTCCGGTCCATGGGTTACACGGCGGAAGCGATCGCCAACTACATGACCCTGCTGGGCTGGTCCGTTCCCGAAGGCATGGGGGAACGCTTCACCCTCCCGCAGGCAGCCGAGGTGTTCAGCTTCGATCGAGTGAACAAAGCAGGTGCGCGTTTCGACTGGGACAAGCTCAACTGGCTCAATGCACAGGTTCTGCATGGCCTCACACCGCAGCAACTGCTGGATGACATCTCGCCGCTCTGGAGAGAGCAGGGATGGAACCTGCCTGAGGACGTGAGCTGGGGCCTGGCTTTATGCGAACTGCTCGGCCCTTCTCTCACCCTGCTGAAAGACGGCATTGACCAGGCACAACCCTTTTTTGTTTGCCCTGAGCTTGAGGACGATGGCCTCAAGCAACTGGAAGCCGATGGAGCCAAGGTCGCGATCGGTCAGCTTTTGGAATCACTGGAGAGTGATCCATGGGACGGCAGTGACACCGCAGAGGCTCAGTCACTGCTTGCAGATGCCGCAAACAAAGCCGGCGTAAAAAAGGGCGTTTTGATGAAATCGTTGCGTGCTGCTCTACTAGGCCGTCTCCAGGGGCCGGATCTGATCACGACCTGGTCATTGCTGGCCAGGATCGGGCAAGACCTGCCCCGGCTCAAGCGCTGCCTCACCTGACGCCTCAGGCTCGGATTGAATCAAACCCAAAACGCGTGCCAGGGGTTGGGCTGTCAGACCCTGGAATCCCACAGTCATCAGGATCGTAAGGAACACCAGACCCTGAAGTCGTCCTGCGCCGAGAATCCCGGCCTGCTCAAGACGAATCGAAAACAGGGATGCCACGGCGGCCGTGACAATTCCTCGCGGCGCCAGCCATCCCATGAACAGGCGTTGGCGCCAGTCCAATGGCAATCCAATCGTGGCCACGCCCACTGCCGCCGGACGCACCAGCAGCATCAGGACCAGAACACAACTGATACCTCCCCAACCCAGCGGACTGAGTTCAGCCCACGACACATCAGCCGCCAGCAGCGGGAACAGCATGGTGATCGCCAATCTGGCCAATTCGCGGATCAGCTCGTCGAGCTGTGCCGCCTGTGTTGAGGGACGACGGCCCACCACAACGCCTGCAGCGACTGATGCCGGCAAACCGGACTCGGGTAACAGCCATTCGCAAATGGCAAACATCAGAAACAGAACGCCAAGGGTCAACTGCAGCCGTAAGCCCACGGCATGCTCTGAAGGCAAACGTCTCAACAGCTCCGCCAGCAGCCATCCAACCGCAACTCCGATCAGTACCCCACCACCGAGGCGCGACAGCAGACCAATCGCAAGACCTCTCCAGCCGTAGAGATCGCCAAGCAACAGCTCAAGCAGCAGCAGCGCCAGAACGGCTCCCACAGGCTCGAGCACCAGTCCCTCCGCTTCGAGAACATCCCCAAGGGGAGGAGCCAGGCGAATCTGTTGCACGATTGGCGTGACCACCGTGGGCCCCGTTCCCAACACGATGGCGCTGTAGACGGCAGCTACGGACCATCCCAGTCCGGCCAGCCAATGCGCTGCCAGGATTCCCGCACCCAGCGACAGCAACAAACGCAGCACGGAAATCCGCAACACGGTCGCCTTGATGGTGTCGCCGGGCAAGCGCAGATTCAGCCCTCCATCAAACAAAACGAGACTGACAAGCAGGCCAACGGTTGTCTCAAGCCCCTCTCCCAGGTCCAGAGGCTCCACAAGGCCGAGGCCAGAACGTCCAATCAGCAGTCCTGACAACAGCAACAGCACCACCCCTGGCAGTCCTGACAGGGCGGCGAGCAATCGCGCACCGGCCCCGGCAAACACCGTGATGCCCCAGAGCAGTCCGAGCCTCTCAGGCGTCATCGATGGATGCGAATTGCGGTTCCACACGCACGCCGATGATCGCTTCGGGACGGATCACCAGATATTCCCCTTCGAGATCGCCGAGTGGGATGTTGACGAAAGCCTGACCACTCCCGCCGTTAACCAGACCCTGATACCACTCTTGGAATGTCTCGAGAGTCGGGAAATGCACCACCTCTGTTTGACCTCCCGAGAGATGAAGCGAAATCTTGTAGCGGCGAGGGGTGCGTGTCATCAGCGAACCGTACAGGCCCAGGGGAAAAGCTGGCTCCCCGCAGCCATATAGAGCGGGTGACGAGGTTGCCCGCTGCGGGTGGTTCCGATCACGAGAGGAGGAGCCCCCTGCAGACGCACAGCCAGAGCCTTGGCGAGCATCAGCAGCACCTGCTGATCACGGCAGTGCAGGGAGCCCGACGCACCCCAACCCAACCAGAGGTCGCAGGTGGGTGAGCGGGACCATCTCTCAAACCAGCGCGTCAGCACGTGGTCGGAATGCTGCCCCACGGGATCACTGCAACGACGCAAAGCCGTTGGGGATGCTGAGATCCTCCCGAACAGATTGAGGACCACCAGCTGGTGATAGCCCCAGTTTCGAGCAAAACCCTGAAGTCGCCTCAGCGTGGGGTCATCACGACCAGCATCGGCCAAAGAAGGATTGAGACCAACAAACAGGAGCTCCCTGCAGGGGTCAGTCTGCGACGGCCTGCGGATTGAACGACGCAGCACCCAGCGGTAATGGCCACAGGGGCTGAACGCAACATCAGCCGTTGAGCAGGGCAAGTGCAGCTTCAAGAATCCTGCCGCTGGCTCGACCATCTCCGAAGGGGTTCACAGCCCTGGCCATCTGTTCATAGGCCTTCGGATCATCGAGGAGGCGTGAAGCCTCACGGGCAATCGAGTCACTGTCGGTCCCGATCAATCGAGCGGTGCCGGCATCCACAGCCTCGGGGCGTTCAGTCGTGCGACGCAGCACCAGCACCGGCTTTCCCAACGCAGGGGCTTCCTCCTGGAGGCCACCGGAGTCGGTGAGTAAGAGTGTGCACCCTTTCATCGCAGCGACCAGCCGGTCGTAGTCCAGAGGCTCGCTCAGGACCACCCTGGGATGGTCGCCGAGCAAGGCACGCAGAGGCTCGCGAACCGTGGGATTCCGATGCAGGGGCAATAACAGAATCGTGTCCGGATGACTGTCAAGCACCTGAAGCATCCCCGCGGCGATGCTGTTCAGTCGCTCACCCCAGTTCTCGCGGCGATGGACCGTGGCCAGAATCACGCGCTGATTGGCCCAGTCGATGGGCAGATCAGAGAGTGCCGGTGCCTGCTCAGCCATGCGCAGCAGCGCATCGATCACCGTGTTACCAGTGACCATCACACGACCAACCACACCGGAGGCGTTCAAGTTGGCTTCCGAGCGCTCCGTGGGAGCGAAATGCAACTGGGCAACTTGGGAGATCAGACGGCGATTGGCCTCTTCTGGGAAGGGGTCTAAAAGATTGTCTGTTCGCAGACCGGCCTCCACATGGCCAACCGGAATCTGCTCATAAAAGGCAGCTAGGGCTGCTGCGAAGGCCGTGGTGGTGTCTCCCTGAACAAGCACCAACCCCGGGGGGAACGCCTGGAAGTCATCGCGGAGGCCCTGAAGAGCCGCGCAGGTCACATGGGTGAGGGTCTGGCGCGGCGCCATCAGATCAAGGTCCTGATCGGCCTTCAACTGAAAGAGATCCATCACCTGCGTGACCATCTCACGATGCTGTCCAGTCAGAACCACCCGTGTTTCGAGAGCTGAACAGCCTCGAAATTCCTGAATGACTGGGGCAAGCTTGATGGCTTCCGGGCGGGTGCCAAGGACGATGGTGACGCGGGGCCTGGCAGCCATAAACCGTGTGTTAATGGAGAAATCCTAAGCGGGTTTCACACACCTCCCAGCAAGCGTTCACTTGCCATTAGCCCAGCTTTGGCGAAGCTGATCGAAGACGTCCAGAACTTGTGTGAGCAAGCCGATCTTTCCACCGGGCTTTCCCACTGGTGCCGTCTCCACACCAGGGCATCCATCACCAGCAGCCGCAGCGATCAGCGACGCGAAGGATGAGGCGCCCAGCCTGGAGCAAATTGTGCGCATCGCCCATGACAAAGGACATTCAGACGTTCATCTTGGCGTCGGTGAACGTCCTCGATACAGGGCCCGGGGCGAGATGCTGACGACTGAGTGGCCCTGCTCAACTCAGCAAACCTTCCAACGCTGGCTGAAGGAAATCCTGACCCCGCAGCAGATCGATGATTTCCATCAGATCAAGGAATTCGATGGGGCCCATGCGTTTCCCTTCGTGCGCGTGCGCATCAACCTTCTGGACTCTCTGCGTGGGCCAGCGATGGTTCTACGGCTCATTCCCCAGACGATCCTGACCCTTGAGCAACTCAAACTGCCCGATGTTCTACGTGAGCTGTCCTCACGCCCCAAGGGTCTCGTCCTGATCACCGGCCCGACCGGATCCGGGAAAAGCACAACGCTTGCGGCGATGATCGATTGGATCAATCGAAACCAGAATCGACACATCCTCACCATTGAGGACCCGGTCGAATTCGTGCACACAAGCCAGCGGTCACTGATCCGACATCGGGAGGTCGGACTGCACACCCTGAAATTTCACAACGCTCTGAAAGCGGCACTGCGTGAAGATCCCGACGTCATCCTCGTCGGTGAGATCCGCGACCAGGAAACACTGAGTACAGCGCTGGAGGCCTCTCAAACCGGGCATCTGGTGTTTGGAACACTGCACACCAACTCCGCGGTCAAAACCGTGGAGAGGGTGCTCGGCATGTTCCCGCCTGAGGACCAGGAGAGCGTGCGGCGTTCTCTGTCGGAGTCTTTGCTCGGTGTGATCTCACAGGGTCTGATTCGCACCACGGATGGAAAGCGGGCGGCCTTCCATGACATCCTGATCAACACGGAGGCCTGCAAGGACTACATCCAGCGGGGAGCCCTGGATGAAGTGGAAGAAATCATGGAACGAAGTGGTTTCGACGGCATGATCACCGCCAATCAATGCCTGCAAAATCTTGTGGAAGAGGAGAGAGTCGAAGCGGACCAGGCTGTGGCTCAGAGCCTGAAACCGAATGAACTGGCTCAGGCCCTGAGGGGACGGGGGTAATGATCACACCCTGCCGTCAGGCGGCAGGCATACCAGTGGTTGAAACCCTGATCACAAACAGAGTTGCAAGCGCAATCGATAAACCGAGCATGGCCAGGCGGCCATTCCAGATTTCAGCCTGGGGCGTGAATCCCCTGCGCCAGGCATTCAATTCACCGGAATCAACCTCCTCAACGTTGTTCTGCTGGCGCGTCTCGGCCTTGATCGACATCACCGGAGTGCAAGTCGCGACACCCTATGCAGTGAACCTCAGAAAGGCGGATTCGATTGATACAGGGGAGCGCAGTTTTCGAGAGCCCAGCGTGCTGAAACGCCTAGAGCCAAAGAGCTGGAGATCGCTTCGGCGTTCAGCCGCCCAAGGGCAGCAGCCCCCACCATTGCGGCGTTGTCGGTGCAGTAGCTCAGCGGCGCTAGGTGTACATCAACCCCCTGTTCAGCACCTCTTCTATTCATGCATTCACGCAACCGTTGATTGGCCGCCACTCCACCCACCATCACCAGTGTGGACAGGCCGAGATCAGAGCAGCATCGGAGGCTGCGATCGACCAACACATCCACAACAACTTGCTGGAAGCTGGCGGCCAGATCAGCCAGGGGAAAGGGTTCGTCCCAACAGCGACAAGCCTCCACCTGACGAAGCATCGCCGTTTTCAGGCCGCTGAATGAGAAGTCGTAGGGGTAGAACCCACCTCCGGGTTTTGAAACTCGGCCTTTCGGCAAGCTGAAACGGCTGACATCCCCCTGAACGGCAGCGGCCTGGATCGCAGGCCCTCCTGGGTATGCAAGTCCCAACAGACGGGCGACCTTGTCAAAGGCTTCCCCAGCGGCGTCGTCATGACTGCGACCGAGGCGCTCCAACACTCCCGTCGCATCGACGTGAATCAGTTCCGTATGTCCGCCGCTCACCAGTAAAACGAGATAGGGCGGCGCTGGCGGGGATAACGCCAGCCGAACCGAGGCCAGATGGGCTTCGAGATGGTGAATGGCGATGAACGGCCGGCGATGAAGCGCTGCCAGGGTGCGGCCCGTCACGGAACCCACCATCAAGGCCCCGACCAGACCTGGAGTGACAGTGGCTGCCACCGCATCCAGATCGCTGATCGACAGTCCCGCTTCATTGAGCGATTGCTCGATCAAGTGGGGGAGGGCTTCCACATGCCGACGTGAGGCGATCTCCGGCACCACGCCGCCCCATTGGGCGTGCTCCTCGATCTGAGACGCAATCCGATGCGACAGAACCCTCAGGCGACCGACGCTGTGCTCCACAACAGCCGCGGCAGACTCGTCACAACTTGTTTCGAGGGCTAGGACCTTGGCCATGCAGGTCAACAGCCTCCACTACTGTCCATTTGATACATCCTGCCTCTCCAGGGCAGGTTCAACAGGAACCGTTCCGATGCGTCGTTTCTTCGCCCTCGCGCTGTCGGCCCTGCTGGTATTCGGCTTCGCACCGGTCGCCAGAGCTGATGTTGCAGGACTGACTCCCTGTTCTGAAAGTGCACGATTCCAGCAACGTGCCAGTGCAGCCTCAACGCCACAGGCTGTCGCTCGCTTCAAGATGTACAGCAAGGCCTCCTGCGGTGAAGATGGTCTTCCTCATCTGATCGTTGACGGTCGCTGGAACCATGCTGGTGATTTCGTGCTTCCCGGGCTGATGTTCCTATACATCACAGGAACCATTGGCTGGGCTGGTCGTGACTACCTCAAAGCCATTCGTGGTCGCAAGGACCAGAACATGCTCGAGATTCAGCTGGACATGAAATTGGCCTTGAACTCTGTTGTCAAAGCAGCAACATGGCCTGTTGCTGCCATTGCAGAGTTCAACAGTGGCAAGCTGACTGAAAGTGATTCGAAAATCACAGTTTCACCCCGCTGATTAAAAGATCTCATCTCTCTGAACTGTTCAACGATGAAAAAATTTCTCTCCACTGCACCTGTGGTTGCCGCCATCTGGTTCACGTTGACTGCGGGCATCCTGATCGAGTGGAACAGATTCTTCCCAGACCTGCTGTTCCACCCGCTCTGATCGCTCAGGCCTCGGCAAGCTCCATCAACCGCTCTAGATCCATCAGAGCGGTTTCCAGGTCATCGTTGATGACAACAGCATCGAATTCCTGCTGAGCTTGGAGTTCAGTTCTGGCGCGATCCAAGCGCTTCGCAATCGCGGCTTCCATCTCGGTGCCGCGGCCGCGGATTCGTTGTTCGAGCTCTTCAAAACTTGGAGGTGCAAGAAAGATTTGCAGAGCTTCAGGGAAGCTACGACGCACCTGACGAGCACCTTCGAGTTCAATTTCCAGCAAGACAGGAGTGCCTAGCTCAAGTCTCTCCGTTACCGGTTGCTTGGGTGTTCCGTAGCAGTTGCCGGCGAATTCAGCCCACTCCAGCAACCCTCCCTCGCTGACCAGTTGGTCAAACGATTCACGCGAGTGAAAGAAGTAAT
This genomic window from Synechococcus sp. MIT S9220 contains:
- a CDS encoding high light inducible protein; this encodes MSIKAETRQQNNVEEVDSGELNAWRRGFTPQAEIWNGRLAMLGLSIALATLFVIRVSTTGMPAA
- a CDS encoding type IV pilus twitching motility protein PilT → MSKPIFPPGFPTGAVSTPGHPSPAAAAISDAKDEAPSLEQIVRIAHDKGHSDVHLGVGERPRYRARGEMLTTEWPCSTQQTFQRWLKEILTPQQIDDFHQIKEFDGAHAFPFVRVRINLLDSLRGPAMVLRLIPQTILTLEQLKLPDVLRELSSRPKGLVLITGPTGSGKSTTLAAMIDWINRNQNRHILTIEDPVEFVHTSQRSLIRHREVGLHTLKFHNALKAALREDPDVILVGEIRDQETLSTALEASQTGHLVFGTLHTNSAVKTVERVLGMFPPEDQESVRRSLSESLLGVISQGLIRTTDGKRAAFHDILINTEACKDYIQRGALDEVEEIMERSGFDGMITANQCLQNLVEEERVEADQAVAQSLKPNELAQALRGRG
- a CDS encoding Photosystem I reaction center subunit III, translated to MRRFFALALSALLVFGFAPVARADVAGLTPCSESARFQQRASAASTPQAVARFKMYSKASCGEDGLPHLIVDGRWNHAGDFVLPGLMFLYITGTIGWAGRDYLKAIRGRKDQNMLEIQLDMKLALNSVVKAATWPVAAIAEFNSGKLTESDSKITVSPR
- the tsaD gene encoding tRNA (adenosine(37)-N6)-threonylcarbamoyltransferase complex transferase subunit TsaD; protein product: MAKVLALETSCDESAAAVVEHSVGRLRVLSHRIASQIEEHAQWGGVVPEIASRRHVEALPHLIEQSLNEAGLSISDLDAVAATVTPGLVGALMVGSVTGRTLAALHRRPFIAIHHLEAHLASVRLALSPPAPPYLVLLVSGGHTELIHVDATGVLERLGRSHDDAAGEAFDKVARLLGLAYPGGPAIQAAAVQGDVSRFSLPKGRVSKPGGGFYPYDFSFSGLKTAMLRQVEACRCWDEPFPLADLAASFQQVVVDVLVDRSLRCCSDLGLSTLVMVGGVAANQRLRECMNRRGAEQGVDVHLAPLSYCTDNAAMVGAAALGRLNAEAISSSLALGVSARWALENCAPLYQSNPPF
- the gmk gene encoding guanylate kinase, with translation MATIDRRARLALLTGPSGVGKGTLVARLLERHPQLWLSVSATTRAPREGEQDGVHYFFHSRESFDQLVSEGGLLEWAEFAGNCYGTPKQPVTERLELGTPVLLEIELEGARQVRRSFPEALQIFLAPPSFEELEQRIRGRGTEMEAAIAKRLDRARTELQAQQEFDAVVINDDLETALMDLERLMELAEA
- the wecB gene encoding non-hydrolyzing UDP-N-acetylglucosamine 2-epimerase translates to MAARPRVTIVLGTRPEAIKLAPVIQEFRGCSALETRVVLTGQHREMVTQVMDLFQLKADQDLDLMAPRQTLTHVTCAALQGLRDDFQAFPPGLVLVQGDTTTAFAAALAAFYEQIPVGHVEAGLRTDNLLDPFPEEANRRLISQVAQLHFAPTERSEANLNASGVVGRVMVTGNTVIDALLRMAEQAPALSDLPIDWANQRVILATVHRRENWGERLNSIAAGMLQVLDSHPDTILLLPLHRNPTVREPLRALLGDHPRVVLSEPLDYDRLVAAMKGCTLLLTDSGGLQEEAPALGKPVLVLRRTTERPEAVDAGTARLIGTDSDSIAREASRLLDDPKAYEQMARAVNPFGDGRASGRILEAALALLNG
- the psaJ gene encoding photosystem I reaction center subunit IX; its protein translation is MKKFLSTAPVVAAIWFTLTAGILIEWNRFFPDLLFHPL
- a CDS encoding DUF1643 domain-containing protein; translated protein: MKLHLPCSTADVAFSPCGHYRWVLRRSIRRPSQTDPCRELLFVGLNPSLADAGRDDPTLRRLQGFARNWGYHQLVVLNLFGRISASPTALRRCSDPVGQHSDHVLTRWFERWSRSPTCDLWLGWGASGSLHCRDQQVLLMLAKALAVRLQGAPPLVIGTTRSGQPRHPLYMAAGSQLFPWACTVR